One part of the Deltaproteobacteria bacterium genome encodes these proteins:
- a CDS encoding bifunctional folylpolyglutamate synthase/dihydrofolate synthase, with amino-acid sequence MQYFSSLAEATAWAFDLQKFGIKFGLSSTQQLLAGLGNPHLGRRFLHIAGTNGKGSVAAMLSAILTQAGYPVGLYTSPHLIDFAERFRLRDQEISHKRLLELINRVRQVVDEQELPTFFEFVTAMALLYFAESQADPIILETGMGGRLDATNIVQPLLTVITNIAMEHQEHLGTNLKSIAFEKAGIIKPGVPLITYARQKRVLALFKTRAQELGAPIYIGGVDFRVRGQGQGRFQYQGWSVRRNHLVMNLSGRYQYRNAAVALAVIELLQAQGFEIREEAIQRGLQRTYWPGRLEVMGQRPQIMLDGAHNPAAAAALAQVLKSGLKFRRLLLVLGIMADKDIGAILHHLLPLAQVAIFTRPRYPRAASPEVLARWADGFSLEKQVIPELEAAIDQARKLAHPDDLVLITGSLFTVGEAKEYLSRSLSAKN; translated from the coding sequence ATGCAATATTTTTCTTCCCTAGCCGAGGCTACGGCCTGGGCCTTTGATTTGCAAAAATTCGGCATCAAGTTCGGGCTGTCTTCGACCCAGCAATTGCTCGCCGGTTTGGGCAATCCGCATCTGGGCCGACGCTTCCTGCACATTGCCGGGACTAACGGCAAAGGCTCGGTGGCAGCAATGTTGTCGGCTATTTTAACCCAGGCCGGTTATCCGGTCGGACTTTACACCTCGCCGCATCTGATCGACTTTGCCGAACGTTTCCGCTTGCGGGACCAGGAGATATCACATAAACGGCTGCTGGAGTTGATCAACCGGGTAAGGCAGGTGGTCGATGAGCAGGAGTTGCCGACCTTTTTTGAGTTCGTCACCGCCATGGCGCTGCTTTACTTTGCCGAGTCCCAGGCCGATCCGATAATTCTGGAAACCGGCATGGGCGGGCGGCTGGATGCCACCAACATTGTCCAGCCCCTCCTGACGGTGATCACCAATATCGCTATGGAGCACCAGGAACACCTGGGCACCAACCTGAAGAGCATTGCCTTTGAAAAGGCCGGGATCATCAAACCCGGGGTGCCATTAATCACTTACGCCCGGCAAAAACGGGTGTTGGCCCTATTCAAGACCCGTGCCCAGGAACTGGGTGCGCCGATTTATATCGGCGGCGTCGATTTTCGGGTCCGAGGCCAGGGCCAGGGCCGGTTCCAGTATCAGGGCTGGTCGGTCCGCCGGAATCATCTGGTCATGAACCTGAGCGGCCGGTATCAGTATCGCAATGCCGCGGTAGCTCTGGCGGTCATTGAACTGTTACAGGCCCAGGGATTTGAAATCCGGGAAGAAGCAATCCAGAGAGGATTACAGCGCACCTACTGGCCAGGGCGCTTGGAGGTTATGGGCCAGCGCCCCCAGATAATGTTGGACGGGGCCCATAACCCGGCCGCGGCTGCGGCTCTGGCTCAGGTCCTGAAGTCGGGGCTGAAGTTCCGGCGGCTGCTGCTGGTGCTGGGGATCATGGCCGATAAAGATATTGGTGCCATCCTGCATCACCTCTTACCCCTGGCCCAAGTGGCCATCTTTACCCGTCCGCGTTATCCCCGGGCGGCCTCTCCGGAGGTTTTGGCCCGGTGGGCTGATGGCTTTTCCCTGGAAAAACAGGTTATTCCTGAACTGGAGGCCGCCATCGACCAGGCCCGCAAGCTGGCCCATCCAGATGATTTGGTGTTAATTACCGGGTCGTTGTTTACGGTCGGCGAAGCCAAGGAATATCTTTCCCGGTCCCTGAGCGCGAAAAATTGA